The following proteins are co-located in the Candidatus Zymogenus saltonus genome:
- a CDS encoding DUF169 domain-containing protein, whose protein sequence is MDMKIKDDFVKLWKKYFKGAELPVVFYYTDNVKGVEGAKKASEHRCFICDLAKVRKGKPLAFGVESVACNGGKRYLGFTTEIMPDFEYFLSCGIPGRLDGERYKKSPELVKESMKKFKDFKAPEEYVVFKRWDSIEEGDEPEVVIFFAVPDVLSGLFTLAGFDEADPNMVFTPFAAGCGSIVHYPYLEKDAENPRAVIGMFDVSARPCVPKEVLTFAVPMKKFVKMVKNMDESFLITGSWDMVRKRIG, encoded by the coding sequence ATGGACATGAAGATAAAGGACGATTTTGTAAAGCTGTGGAAGAAGTATTTCAAGGGCGCCGAACTACCGGTTGTCTTTTACTACACGGATAATGTCAAGGGTGTGGAGGGAGCCAAAAAAGCCTCGGAACACCGGTGCTTTATATGCGACCTGGCCAAGGTCAGGAAGGGGAAGCCTTTGGCCTTCGGTGTCGAGTCGGTCGCCTGCAACGGCGGAAAGAGGTATCTCGGTTTTACGACTGAGATAATGCCCGATTTCGAGTATTTCCTGTCGTGCGGCATCCCCGGCAGGCTCGATGGGGAGAGATACAAGAAGTCGCCGGAGCTGGTAAAGGAGTCGATGAAGAAGTTCAAAGATTTCAAGGCCCCCGAGGAATATGTGGTCTTCAAAAGGTGGGACAGTATCGAAGAGGGGGATGAGCCGGAGGTAGTGATCTTCTTCGCGGTGCCGGACGTCCTTTCCGGGCTCTTTACGCTGGCCGGCTTTGACGAGGCGGACCCGAACATGGTCTTTACCCCGTTCGCCGCGGGGTGCGGCTCCATCGTCCACTATCCCTATCTGGAGAAGGACGCCGAAAACCCGAGGGCGGTGATCGGAATGTTTGACGTCTCCGCAAGGCCGTGCGTGCCGAAGGAAGTCCTCACCTTTGCCGTGCCGATGAAGAAATTCGTAAAGATGGTAAAAAACATGGACGAGAGCTTTTTGATCACCGGCTCGTGGGATATGGTGAGAAAGAGGATAGGGTGA